The DNA region GGCCGAAGGATAGTGGTATGGAATGGCCTCTGCGCCTGACTCTGTCCGCATGGATCCTCTTATGCTGGCTCTGGCCGGCGCCGGTGCTGGCTGCTCTAGGGCCATGGCAGCCCCTCGTTGTCTCGCCGCAGGGGCCGTATACAACGCTGACCGAGGCCCTGGCCGTGGCCCAGGACGGCGATACCATCGAGGTGCATGGAGGGAGCTACTCTGGCCCCCTGACCGTTGACCGACGCCTCGCGCTCATCGGCTACAATTGGCCGGTGATTGACGGCGGCGGGCGGGGCACGGTGGTCAAACTGGCCGCGTCGGGCATCGTGTTTCGAGGCTTCGTGGTCCGCAACAGCGGCGACTCGTTAGAGGAGGAGAACTCCGGCATCGCCGTGGAAGCGCCTGAGGTTGTCGTCGAGGGCAATCGGCTGGAAGGGACGCTGTTCGGTATTTACCTGAGCCGCGCCCATGGCAGCTTGATCCTGGGCAATATGATCCAGAGTAAGGACCTGCCCCTGCCACGCCGGGGCGACGCGATCCGCATCTGGTATAGCGACGGCGTGCGCATTGAGGGGAACACGGTGGAGCGTGGCCGGGATGCCGTTCTCTGGTACTCGGAGGGCCTGGTCCTGCGCGGCAACACGCTCCGAGGCGGGCGGTATGGCCTGCACTTCATGTACTGCGACGATGCCTTAATCGAAGGAAACGTCATCACTGACAACTCAGTGGGCGTATTTTTGATGTATAGCCGCCGCCTACACCTGCGCCGCAACATCCTGGCCCATAACCGGGGTCCCAGCGGCTACGGCATCGGCCTCAAGGACATGGACGACGTAGTGATCGAGGAGAACCTGCTGTTGGATAACCGCGTGGGGGCCTTCCTGGACAACTCGCCGCGGGAGATCGAGAGCATCGGCTTGTTCCGCCAAAACGTATTCGCCTTCAACGATATCGGCATCAGCCTACTGCCGTCGGTACGTCGCAACCATTTTGTGGAGAATAGCTTCATGGAGAACCAGGAACAGGTAGACGTGGCCGGCGGCGGGCAACTGGAAGGAGACCTGTGGACGGTGGACGGGCGCGGCAATTACTGGAGCGACTATGCCGGTTTTGACGCGGACGGCGATGGAGTGGGAGATGTGCCCTACCGGGCCGAGCGGTTGTTCGAGAGCCTGATGGGTCGGCATCCGGAGCTGAGGTTGTTCCTCTACAGCCCAGCGGCCCAGGCGGTGGACTTTGCCGCTCGCGCGTTCCCACTGGTCAAGCCACAGCCGAAGTTGACCGATGACCGCCCGTTGATGGCGCCGGTGATCCCAGAGGGGCTTCCTGCACTGCCTCAACCCTCACGCCAGCCGCTGGGGATCGCCTCAGTCGGCCTGCTGGCGGTGACGGCGACGTTGACCCTCCTCGCGCGCCGCACGGCTGACCTTCTCCTCGTCCGCCGTTCGTCGCCCATCATCCGTTACCCCCAGTCAGAACGGGAGGCTATGGTACATGTGCGCGATCTGACCAAGCGGTTTGGCCCTCTGGTGGCCGTGGATCGCCTTTCGTTCGAGGTCATGCCAGGTGAGGCAGTGGCACTCTGGGGGCCGAACGGCGCCGGTAAGACGACGGCACTGCGCTGTTTGCTCGGCCTCTTGCCGTTTGAAGGCCTGGTCCGGGTAGGCGGCTATGAAGTCACACTCCAGGGCAAGGAAGTGCGCCGGATAATAGGGTTTGTCCCCCAGGAACTCAACTTCTATGATGACCTGGCGGTGCGCGAGACCTTGTGCTTCTATGCTCGCCTGAAAAAGGCGCCTCTGGAGCGGGTGGACGAGGCCTTGGAGCGCATCGGCCTGACGAGGCACGCCTACAAGCCGGTGAAAGACCTGTCGGGAGGGATGAAACAGCGCCTGGCCCTGGCCGTGGCCTTGCTGGCCGACCCGCCCTTGCTGGTGCTCGACGAGCCGACGGCCAACCTGGATGCGCGCTCGCGCCAGGAGCTCCTGGCATGGTTGGGAGAGCTTAAAGCTGCCGGCAAGACCCTGATCTTCTCCTCGCATCGGCTGAGCGAAGTGGCCAAGCTAGCTGACCGCGTCTTGGTCTTAGAGGATGGGCGGCTGGTGACGGACTGCCTGGTGCGCGAATGGATGGAGTCCAGGGGCCGGAGATCCAGTGGAGGCTTGAGATCGGACATAGCAGGGTATCAGAGCCGTATGGCCTCACTAGAGGGCACGGCGGACACGAACGGCACCGGTATGGTGATCGAACAGCGCTTGCTGCAAGGGGGAGAGCCTGGATAATGGACCTAGCGAATATTTGGGTGCTCACCCACAAAGAGCTGCGCGATGCGCACCGCAATCGCTGGTTCGTATTGTACTCGGCCGCCTTCGCTGCTTTAGCTCTGGCGCTGGCGGGGCTAGGCCTGTCAGGGGCAGGGAATTATGGTTTTGCTGGGCTGGGTCGGACCGGGGCTAGCCTCATCAA from Anaerolineae bacterium includes:
- the nosD gene encoding nitrous oxide reductase family maturation protein NosD, whose amino-acid sequence is MEWPLRLTLSAWILLCWLWPAPVLAALGPWQPLVVSPQGPYTTLTEALAVAQDGDTIEVHGGSYSGPLTVDRRLALIGYNWPVIDGGGRGTVVKLAASGIVFRGFVVRNSGDSLEEENSGIAVEAPEVVVEGNRLEGTLFGIYLSRAHGSLILGNMIQSKDLPLPRRGDAIRIWYSDGVRIEGNTVERGRDAVLWYSEGLVLRGNTLRGGRYGLHFMYCDDALIEGNVITDNSVGVFLMYSRRLHLRRNILAHNRGPSGYGIGLKDMDDVVIEENLLLDNRVGAFLDNSPREIESIGLFRQNVFAFNDIGISLLPSVRRNHFVENSFMENQEQVDVAGGGQLEGDLWTVDGRGNYWSDYAGFDADGDGVGDVPYRAERLFESLMGRHPELRLFLYSPAAQAVDFAARAFPLVKPQPKLTDDRPLMAPVIPEGLPALPQPSRQPLGIASVGLLAVTATLTLLARRTADLLLVRRSSPIIRYPQSEREAMVHVRDLTKRFGPLVAVDRLSFEVMPGEAVALWGPNGAGKTTALRCLLGLLPFEGLVRVGGYEVTLQGKEVRRIIGFVPQELNFYDDLAVRETLCFYARLKKAPLERVDEALERIGLTRHAYKPVKDLSGGMKQRLALAVALLADPPLLVLDEPTANLDARSRQELLAWLGELKAAGKTLIFSSHRLSEVAKLADRVLVLEDGRLVTDCLVREWMESRGRRSSGGLRSDIAGYQSRMASLEGTADTNGTGMVIEQRLLQGGEPG